One Suricata suricatta isolate VVHF042 chromosome X, meerkat_22Aug2017_6uvM2_HiC, whole genome shotgun sequence genomic region harbors:
- the KDM5C gene encoding lysine-specific demethylase 5C isoform X3: protein MEPGSDDFLPPPECPVFEPSWAEFRDPLGYIAKIRPIAEKSGICKIRPPADWQPPFAVEVDNFRFTPRIQRLNELEAQTRVKLNYLDQIAKFWEIQGSSLKIPNVERRILDLYSLSKIVVEEGGYEAICKDRRWARVAQRLNYPPGKNIGSLLRSHYERIVYPYEMYQSGANLVQCNTRPFDNEEKDKEYKPHSIPLRQSVQPSKFNSYGRRAKRLQPDPEPTEEDIEKNPELKKLQIYGAGPKMMGLGLMAKDKTLRKKDKEGPECPPTVVVKEESGGDMKVESTSPKTFLESKEELSHSPEPCTKMTMRLRRNHSNAQFIESYVCRMCSRGDEDDKLLLCDGCDDNYHIFCLLPPLPEIPKGVWRCPKCVMAECKRPPEAFGFEQATREYTLQSFGEMADSFKADYFNMPVHMVPTELVEKEFWRLVNSIEEDVTVEYGADIHSKEFGSGFPVSDSKRHLTPEEEEYATSGWNLNVMPVLEQSVLCHINADISGMKVPWLYVGMVFSAFCWHIEDHWSYSINYLHWGEPKTWYGVPSLAAEHLEEVMKKLTPELFDSQPDLLHQLVTLMNPNTLMSHGVPVVRTNQCAGEFVITFPRAYHSGFNQGYNFAEAVNFCTADWLPAGRQCIEHYRRLRRYCVFSHEELICKMAACPEKLDLNLAAAVHKEMFIMVQEERRLRKALLEKGITEAEREAFELLPDDERQCIKCKTTCFLSALACYDCPDGLVCLSHINDLCKCSSSRQYLRYRYTLDELPAMLHKLKVRAESFDTWANKVRVALEVEDGRKRSLEELRALESEARERRFPNSELLQRLKNCLSEAEACVSRALGLVSGQEAGVAGLQMTLAELRAFLDQMNNLPCAMHQIGDVKGILEQVEAYQAEACEALASLPSSPGLLQSLLERGQQLGVEVPEAQQLQRQVEQARWLDEVKRTLAPSARRGTLAVMRGLLVAGASVAPSPAVDKARAELQELLTIAERWEEKAHLCLEARQKHPPATLEAIIHEAENIPVHLPNIQALKEALAKARAWIADVDEIQNGDHYPCLDDLEGLVAVGRDLPVGLEELRQLELQVLTAHSWREKASKTFLKRNSCYTLLEVLCPCADAGSDSTKRSRWMEKELGLYKSDTELLGLSAQDLRDPGSVIVAFKEGEQKEKEGILRLRRTNSAKPSPLASSTTASSATSVCVCGQVPAGLGALQCDLCQDWFHGRCVSVPRLLSSPRPSPTPSPLLAWWEWDTKFLCPLCMRSRRPRLETILALLVALQRLPVRLPEGEALQCLTERAISWQGRARQALASEDVTALLGRLAELRQQLQAEPRPEEPPTYPSAPASDPLREGSGKDMPKVQGLLENGDSVTSPEKVVPGEGSDLELLSSLLPQLTGPMLELPEATRAPLEELMLEGDLLEVTLDENHSIWQLLQAGQPPDVERIRTLLELEKAERHGSRARGRALERRRRRKVDRGGEGDDPAREELEPKRVRSSGPEAEEAQEEEELEEETGGEGPPQPLPTTGSPSTQENQNGLEPALGATSGATSGSSAPFSTLTPRLHVPCPQQPPQQQL from the exons GCCCAGACAAGAGTGAAGCTGAACTATTTGGACCAGATTGCCAAATTCTGGGAAATCCAGGGCTCCTCCTTAAAAATTCCTAATGTAGAACGGCGGATCTTGGACCTTTACAGCCTCAGCAAA ATCGTGGTGGAGGAAGGTGGCTACGAAGCCATCTGCAAAGACCGTCGGTGGGCCCGGGTGGCCCAGCGCCTCAACTACCCACCAGGCAAAAACATTGGCTCCCTGCTACGCTCCCACTATGAACGCATCGTTTACCCTTATGAGATGTACCAGTCTGGAGCCAACCTGGTG CAGTGTAACACACGTCCATTTGATAATGAGGAAAAGGACAAGGAATACAAACCCCACAGTATCCCCCTTCGACAGTCTGTGCAGCCTTCCAAGTTCAATAGCTATGGCCGGCGGGCCAAGAGACTGCAGCCTGAT ccGGAACCCACGGAAGAAGACATTGAAAAGAATCCAGAACTGAAGAAGCTACAGATCTATGGGGCAGGCCCCAAGATGATGGGCCTGGGCCTCATGGCCAAGGATAAGACTCTGCGGAAGAAAG ATAAGGAAGGGCCTGAGTGTCCCCCCACCGTAGTGGTGAAGGAGGAGTCAGGCGGGGATATGAAGGTGGAGTCAACCTCACCTAAGACCTTCCTGGAGAGCAAGGAGGAGCTGAGtcacagcccagagccctgcACCAAGATGACCATGAGACTGCGGAGGAACCACAGCAATGCCCAGTTT ATCGAGTCCTATGTTTGCCGGATGTGTTCCCGAGGGGATGAGGATGACAAGCTTCTGCTGTGTGATGGCTGTGATGACAACTACCACATCTTCTGCCTGCTGCCTCCTCTGCCTGAGATTCCCAAGGGTGTCTGGCGGTGCCCAAAGTGTGTCATGGCG GAGTGTAAGCGCCCCCCTGAAGCCTTTGGCTTTGAGCAAGCTACCCGGGAATACACTCTGCAGAGCTTTGGCGAGATGGCTGACTCCTTTAAAGCCGATTACTTCAACATGCCTGTGCAC ATGGTGCCCACAGAACTCGTGGAGAAGGAGTTCTGGCGGTTGGTAAACAGCATTGAGGAAGATGTGACTGTGGAGTATGGGGCTGACATCCATTCTAAAGAATTTGGCAGCGGTTTCCCTGTTAGTGACAGTAAGCGGCACCTAACCCCTGAGGAGGAG GAGTATGCTACCAGTGGTTGGAACCTGAATGTGATGCCAGTGTTGGAGCAGTCCGTACTGTGCCACATCAATGCAGATATTTCTGGCATGAAGGTGCCCTGGCTCTATGTGGGCATGGTCTTTTCAGCCTTTTGTTGGCATATTGAGGATCACTGGAGTTACTCCATTAACTACCTCCATTG GGGTGAGCCGAAGACCTGGTATGGAGTACCCTCACTTGCAGCAGAACATTTGGAAGAGGTGATGAAGAAGCTGACACCTGAGCTCTTTGATAGCCAGCCTGACCTCCTGCACCAGCTTGTCACCCTCATGAATCCCAACACTCTCATGTCCCATGGTGTGCCG GTTGTCCGCACAAACCAGTGTGCAGGAGAATTTGTCATTACCTTCCCTCGTGCTTACCACAGTGGCTTCAACCAAGGATACAACTTTGCAGAGGCTGTCAACTTTTGCACTGCTGACTGG TTGCCAGCTGGGCGCCAATGCATTGAGCACTACCGCCGGCTCCGAAGATACTGTGTCTTCTCCCATGAGGAACTCATCTGTAAGATGGCTGCCTGCCCAGAGAAGCTGGACCTGAACCTGGCCGCAGCTGTGCATAAAGAGATGTTCATCATGGTGCAGGAGGAACGGCGTCTTCGAAAGGCCCTACTTGAAAAG GGCATCACGGAAGCTGAGCGAGAGGCTTTTGAGCTACTCCCAGATGATGAGCGCCAGTGCATCAAATGCAAGACCACATGCTTCCTGTCAGCCCTGGCCTGCTATGACTGCCCAGACGGCCTTGTCTGCCTTTCCCACATCAATGACCTCTGCAAGTGCTCCAGTAGTCGACAGTACCTACG GTATCGATATACCTTGGATGAGCTCCCTGCTATGCTGCATAAGCTGAAGGTTCGGGCTGAGTCCTTTGACACATGGGCCAACAAAGTTCGAGTGGCCCTGGAGGTGGAGGATGGGCGGAAGCGCA gCCTTGAAGAGCTGAGGGCACTAGAGTCTGAAGCCCGTGAGCGGAGGTTCCCTAATAGTGAGCTGCTGCAGCGACTGAAGAACTGCCTGAGCGAGGCTGAGGCCTGCGTGTCCCGGGCTCTGGGACTAGTCAGTGGCCAGGAAGCCGG GGTGGCTGGTCTACAGATGACCCTGGCTGAGCTCCGGGCATTTCTGGACCAGATGAACAACCTGCCTTGTGCCATGCACCAGATTGGGGATGTCAAG GGTATTCTGGAACAGGTGGAGGCCTACCAGGCTGAGGCCTGTGAGGCCCTGGCCTCGCTGCCCTCCAGTCCAGGGCTGCTGCAGTCCCTGTTGGAGAGGGGGCAGCAGCTGGGGGTGGAGGTACCTGAGGCCCAGCAGCTCCAGCGGCAGGTGGAACAGGCGCGATGGCTGGATGAGGTGAAGCGCACACTGGCCCCCTCAGCCCGAAGGGGCACCCTGGCTGTCATGCGGGGACTGTTGGTCGCTGGTGCTAGCGTAGCTCCTAGTCCTGCTGTGGACAAAGCCCGGGCTGAGCTGCAGGAGCTGCTGACCATTGCTGAACGCTGGGAGGAAAAAGCCCACCTCTGCCTGGAGGCCAG GCAGAAACATCCACCAGCCACACTCGAGGCTATAATCCATGAGGCAGAAAACATCCCTGTTCACCTGCCCAACATTCAGGCTCTCAAGGAGGCTCTTGCTAAGGCCCGGGCCTGGATTGCTGATGTGGATGAGATCCAG AATGGTGACCACTACCCCTGCTTGGATGACTTAGAGGGCCTGGTGGCTGTGGGCCGGGACCTACCTGTGGGCTTGGAGGAGCTGAGACAGCTAGAGCTGCAGGTACTGACTGCGCACTCCTGGAGGGAGAAGGCCTCCAAGACTTTCCTCAAGAGGAATTCGTGCTACACACTGCTGGAG GTGCTCTGCCCGTGTGCAGATGCTGGCTCAGACAGCACCAAGCGCAGCCGGTGGATGGAGAAGGAGCTGGGGTTGTACAAATCTGACACGGAGCTGCTGGGACTGTCTGCACAGGacctcagggacccaggctctgTG ATCGTGGCCTTCAAGGAGGGggaacagaaggagaaggagggtaTCCTGCGGCTGCGTCGCACCAACTCCGCCAAGCCCAGTCCACTGGCATCATCGACCACAGCTTCTTCTGCAACCTCCGTCTGTGTGTGTGGGCAGGTGCCGGCCGGGTTGGGAGCTCTGCAGTGTGACCTGTGTCAGGACTGGTTCCATGGGCGATGTGTGTCGGTACCCCGCCTCCTCAGCTCCCCGAGGCCCAGTCCCACCCCATCCCCGCTGCTGGCCTGGTGGGAGTGGGACACCAAATTCTTGTGTCCGCTGTGCATGCGCTCACGGCGCCCACGCCTGGAAACCATCCTGGCACTGCTGGTAGCCCTGCAGAGACTGCCTGTGCGGCTGCCTGAGGGCGAGGCCCTGCAGTGTCTCACAGAGAGGGCCATCAGCTGGCAAGGCCGTGCCAGGCAGGCTTTGGCCTCTGAGGATGTGACTGCTCTGTTGGGACGGCTGGCCGAGCTTCGCCAGCAGCTGCAGGCTGAACCCAGGCCTGAGGAACCCCCTACCTACCCTTCAGCCCCTGCCTCTGACCCTCTCAGAGAAGGCAGTGGCAAGGATATGCCCAAG GTCCAGGGGTTGCTGGAAAATGGAGACAGTGTGACCAGTCCTGAGAAGGTAGTCCCCGGGGAGGGCTCAG ACCTGGAGCTGCTTTCCTCGCTGTTGCCACAGTTGACTGGCCCCATGTTAGAGCTGCCTGAGGCAACTCGGGCCCCTCTAGAGGAGCTTATGTTAGAAGGGGACCTGCTTGAGGTGACCCTGGATGAGAACCACAGCATCTGGCAGCTATTGCAGGCTGGGCAGCCTCCAGACGTGGAGCGGATCCGCACACTTCTAGAG CTGGAAAAGGCAGAGCGCCATGGGAGCCGGGCACGGGGCCGGGCGTTGGAGAGGAGGCGACGACGGAAGGTGGATCGGGGTGGGGAGGGCGATGACCCAGCCCGAGAGGAGCTAGAGCCAAAGAGGGTACGGAGCTCAGGGCCAGAGGCTGAGgaggcccaggaggaggaggagctggaggaggagactGGGGGTGAgggccccccccaacccctgcccacCACTGGCAGCCCCAGCACCCAGGAGAACCAGAATGGCTTGGAGCCGGCACTAGGGGCCACTTCAGGGGCCACTTCAGGCTCCTCGGCCCCTTTCTCTACTCTGACTCCTAGGCTGCATGTGCCCTGCCCACAGCAGCCACCTCAGCAACAGTTGTGA